The Anaerobacillus alkaliphilus genome contains a region encoding:
- a CDS encoding Nif3-like dinuclear metal center hexameric protein — translation MTRLANGNTIIQAFEGWSPKSLAVEGDKVGLQIGTLNKPIRKVMVVLDLLDSVVEEAIKESVDLIIAHHPIIFRPLKAIQTDRPYGKIVEKLIKHDIAVYAAHTNLDVAKGGVNDLMAQKLGLESLEVLAPTTEVKLKKLAVFVPREYATVVREALAKSGAGHIGNYSHCTYNSEGEGTFKPETGSDPFIGKTGSIETVQEIKIETIFPVNLQNKVISALVKAHPYEEVAYDIYPLDNKGEQLGLGRVGYLNKELTLKEFAQFVKKAFEVDGVRVVGDLNRSVKKVAVLGGDGNKYVSSAIFKGADVFVTGDMYYHVAHDAMMDGLMIVDPGHNVEKIMKEAVQNFLLTFLAEQKYDTEVVYSTLNTDPFTFL, via the coding sequence ATGACAAGGCTTGCCAATGGAAATACAATTATTCAAGCATTTGAAGGATGGTCCCCTAAATCATTAGCGGTAGAGGGAGATAAAGTTGGGCTTCAAATTGGAACTTTGAATAAGCCAATTAGGAAGGTTATGGTCGTTCTAGATTTATTAGATAGTGTAGTTGAGGAAGCGATAAAAGAGAGCGTGGATTTAATAATTGCGCACCATCCAATTATTTTCCGACCTTTAAAAGCTATCCAGACTGATCGCCCCTACGGTAAAATTGTTGAAAAACTTATTAAGCATGACATAGCTGTATATGCAGCACACACCAATTTAGACGTAGCCAAAGGCGGCGTAAATGATTTAATGGCTCAGAAACTGGGTTTAGAAAGCCTAGAAGTGTTAGCACCAACAACAGAAGTTAAACTTAAGAAACTAGCAGTTTTTGTCCCAAGAGAATATGCAACAGTTGTTCGTGAAGCATTAGCGAAAAGTGGTGCAGGTCATATTGGAAATTACAGTCATTGTACATATAACTCTGAAGGCGAAGGAACTTTTAAACCTGAGACAGGGTCAGATCCTTTTATCGGAAAGACCGGGAGCATTGAAACTGTTCAAGAGATAAAGATTGAAACGATTTTCCCAGTTAATCTTCAAAATAAAGTTATTTCTGCATTAGTAAAAGCTCATCCTTACGAAGAGGTAGCGTATGATATTTATCCATTAGATAATAAGGGTGAACAATTAGGCTTAGGTAGAGTTGGATATCTTAACAAGGAACTAACACTTAAGGAATTTGCCCAATTCGTGAAAAAAGCCTTTGAGGTTGATGGAGTAAGAGTTGTAGGTGACCTAAACCGTTCGGTTAAGAAAGTTGCGGTATTGGGAGGGGATGGTAATAAATATGTATCTAGCGCTATTTTTAAAGGGGCAGATGTATTTGTTACTGGTGATATGTATTACCATGTAGCCCACGATGCAATGATGGATGGTCTAATGATTGTAGATCCAGGACATAATGTCGAAAAAATAATGAAAGAAGCTGTACAAAACTTTCTTCTAACATTCTTAGCTGAACAAAAGTACGATACTGAGGTTGTCTACTCTACTCTTAATACTGATCCTTTTACATTTTTATAA
- the dnaG gene encoding DNA primase, which yields MGSRISEEKIEKIRNSVDIVDVIGEYVQLKKQGRNLIGLCPFHGENTPSFSVSPEKQLYHCFGCGAGGNAFSFVMAIEGYEFIDSVKHLASRVNIDMPELEQNDKANVSNDLTAMIAGNELAAKLYHHLLTNTDQGKEALEYLLKRGFTRENIQDFSIGFAPDSWDTLTQFLQRRNVPLNFMEQIGLLSKREFDGKLFDRFRNRVMFPIWNKDGKIIGFGGRVLGNEQPKYLNSSESKLFNKSQILYGLHLARPDIRKKNEAVLFEGYVDVISAWKAGVRNGVATLGTAITNEQAKLIRRNAETVIVCYDSDNAGLKATYRAIQILEENNCFVKVAKLPEGYDPDEFIQKNGSEKFRVEVIGGSMTTMAFKMSYLRKGRNLQNEAERMQYIEDVLTEITTLSKSIERDHYIRQLAEEFSLSLDALKQELFRLHKLKNKQSNSQEMHEVKKFKPNLTVQKRLLPAFHNAERMLLAHMIKDVNIAIQVQEKIGGNFNIDEYQSIVAYLYAYYADGNEPNSSQFIHRLPDEKLSRIATEIAMMTVSDDLSEQELNDYFKLITNYPKTVLIEEKEKERQDAEQREDYALAARIAMEIIQLKKELKH from the coding sequence ATGGGAAGTAGAATTTCTGAAGAAAAAATCGAAAAGATAAGAAATTCTGTAGACATTGTTGACGTAATTGGTGAATATGTTCAATTAAAGAAACAAGGCCGAAACTTAATTGGTTTATGTCCGTTTCATGGGGAAAATACACCTAGTTTTTCGGTCTCACCTGAAAAACAGCTATATCATTGCTTTGGTTGTGGTGCAGGTGGTAATGCTTTTTCATTTGTTATGGCTATTGAGGGGTATGAATTTATTGACTCTGTAAAGCATTTAGCATCTAGAGTTAATATTGATATGCCTGAATTAGAACAAAATGATAAAGCAAATGTGTCGAATGATCTTACAGCTATGATTGCAGGAAATGAATTAGCAGCTAAGCTTTATCATCATCTGTTAACAAATACTGATCAGGGGAAAGAAGCCTTAGAATACTTGTTAAAACGAGGTTTTACCCGAGAAAATATTCAGGATTTTTCGATTGGATTTGCTCCAGATTCGTGGGATACATTGACTCAATTTTTACAAAGGAGAAACGTCCCACTAAATTTTATGGAACAAATCGGGTTGCTTTCCAAACGAGAATTTGATGGTAAGTTATTCGACAGATTTCGAAATCGTGTCATGTTCCCTATTTGGAATAAGGACGGAAAAATCATCGGTTTTGGGGGCAGAGTTTTAGGGAATGAGCAACCTAAGTACCTAAATAGTTCAGAATCGAAATTATTTAATAAAAGTCAGATCCTGTACGGCCTGCACCTAGCTCGACCTGACATTCGTAAGAAAAACGAAGCTGTTCTTTTTGAAGGTTATGTTGATGTTATTTCTGCTTGGAAGGCAGGGGTGCGTAATGGTGTAGCAACCTTAGGTACAGCGATAACAAATGAGCAAGCTAAACTTATACGCAGAAATGCTGAAACCGTTATAGTCTGCTACGACTCTGATAATGCAGGACTTAAAGCTACATATCGTGCCATTCAAATACTCGAGGAAAACAATTGTTTCGTTAAGGTTGCTAAACTTCCGGAGGGTTATGATCCAGATGAGTTTATTCAAAAGAATGGTTCAGAGAAGTTTCGAGTCGAGGTTATCGGGGGAAGTATGACAACAATGGCATTTAAGATGAGTTACCTTCGCAAAGGAAGGAACCTTCAAAATGAGGCCGAACGTATGCAGTACATAGAGGATGTACTCACTGAGATTACAACCTTATCGAAATCCATAGAAAGAGATCATTATATTAGACAATTGGCTGAAGAATTTTCACTTTCTTTAGATGCGTTAAAGCAAGAACTTTTTCGTCTCCACAAATTAAAGAATAAGCAAAGTAATAGCCAGGAAATGCACGAAGTAAAAAAATTCAAACCAAATCTTACTGTACAGAAACGTCTCCTTCCAGCATTTCATAATGCAGAAAGGATGCTCTTGGCCCATATGATTAAGGACGTCAATATTGCCATTCAGGTTCAAGAGAAAATTGGTGGAAACTTTAATATTGATGAATATCAATCAATTGTTGCTTATCTTTATGCGTATTATGCAGACGGAAATGAACCAAACTCTAGTCAGTTTATCCATAGGTTGCCTGATGAAAAATTATCAAGAATTGCAACTGAAATTGCGATGATGACAGTTAGTGATGATTTGTCGGAGCAAGAGTTGAATGATTACTTTAAGCTAATCACAAACTATCCCAAGACCGTTCTAATTGAAGAAAAAGAAAAAGAACGGCAAGATGCTGAGCAGAGAGAAGACTATGCACTAGCCGCTAGGATAGCGATGGAAATCATCCAATTAAAAAAGGAATTAAAGCACTAA
- a CDS encoding helix-turn-helix transcriptional regulator gives MEAVRTIELNKRQELILQIVKDNGPITGEQIAEKLSLTRATLRPDLAILTMAGYLDARPRVGYFYTGKSGTQLLAERIMKITVQQYQSIPVVVKDSSSVYDAICTMFLEDVGTLFVVDQASALVGVLSRKDLLRASIGKQMLETIPVSIIMTRMPNITFCFKEDLIIDVAKKLIEKQIDALPVVKSGEGLKYEVVGRITKTNITKAIVDLANDELL, from the coding sequence ATGGAGGCGGTGAGAACAATCGAATTAAATAAACGACAAGAACTAATTTTACAAATTGTAAAGGATAACGGCCCAATTACAGGGGAGCAGATTGCGGAAAAGTTATCTTTGACTAGAGCCACCTTAAGGCCTGATTTAGCCATTTTAACGATGGCAGGCTATTTAGATGCAAGACCAAGGGTAGGTTACTTCTATACAGGAAAGAGTGGTACTCAGCTACTTGCAGAGCGAATAATGAAGATAACCGTTCAGCAATATCAATCAATCCCTGTAGTCGTTAAAGATTCTTCATCGGTGTACGATGCTATTTGTACCATGTTTTTAGAGGACGTTGGGACATTATTTGTAGTTGATCAAGCCTCTGCTTTGGTGGGAGTATTATCTAGAAAAGACCTTCTTAGAGCAAGTATAGGTAAACAAATGCTCGAAACTATACCAGTAAGTATCATTATGACGAGAATGCCTAATATCACGTTCTGTTTTAAGGAAGATTTAATAATTGATGTAGCAAAGAAATTAATTGAAAAGCAAATAGATGCTTTGCCTGTTGTAAAAAGTGGCGAAGGGCTAAAATACGAAGTGGTCGGTCGAATTACAAAGACAAATATCACGAAAGCAATTGTTGACTTAGCAAATGATGAGCTTTTGTAA
- the recO gene encoding DNA repair protein RecO produces MLQKVEGIVIRTTDYGEANKILTLYTRELGKIGVMARGAKRPKSRLSSISQLFTHGHYVFQRTSGLGVLNQGEMVMSFRDLRADIFLTAYAAYIVELLDRLTEQHEINPYLYELLYQTLHYIDEGQDYEILTRIFEVKMLRVAGIGLHVDGCAHCGASEGEFSFSIKEGGFLCHRCWHVDERNLKIQPNTAKLLRLFYHFDLNRLGSISVKPETKEELKTILEAYFDEYSGLHLKSKRFLSQLDKMKME; encoded by the coding sequence ATGCTTCAAAAAGTAGAGGGAATTGTTATTCGTACCACTGATTATGGTGAAGCGAATAAAATATTAACATTGTATACGAGAGAATTAGGGAAAATTGGAGTGATGGCTCGCGGGGCAAAACGTCCGAAGAGCCGTCTTTCTTCAATTTCTCAACTGTTTACCCATGGTCACTATGTGTTTCAAAGAACATCAGGTCTCGGGGTGTTAAATCAAGGAGAGATGGTTATGTCTTTTCGTGATTTAAGGGCAGACATATTCTTAACAGCCTATGCTGCTTATATTGTCGAGCTATTAGACAGATTAACTGAACAACACGAGATAAATCCGTATCTATATGAACTACTTTATCAGACATTGCATTATATAGATGAGGGCCAAGATTATGAAATATTAACTAGAATATTTGAAGTGAAAATGCTAAGGGTTGCGGGTATTGGTTTACATGTTGATGGCTGTGCTCATTGTGGAGCTTCTGAGGGAGAGTTTTCTTTTTCAATAAAGGAAGGTGGATTTTTATGCCATCGTTGTTGGCATGTAGATGAAAGAAACCTGAAAATACAGCCGAACACAGCAAAGTTGTTAAGACTCTTTTATCACTTTGACTTGAATAGGTTAGGGTCGATTTCAGTGAAACCAGAGACAAAAGAGGAATTAAAAACAATCCTTGAGGCATACTTTGATGAATACTCTGGTCTTCATTTAAAAAGTAAACGATTTTTAAGCCAACTTGATAAAATGAAAATGGAGTAA
- a CDS encoding pyruvate, water dikinase regulatory protein codes for MQLINHPIVYVVSDSVGETAELVVKAAASQFNHSTIDIRRIPYVEDYETIEEVVTLAQEVNAIIAFTLVIPDKKQYLIDQAEKAGVTTVDIIGPMMNKIQDLTKKEPRYEPGLVHKLDEDYFRKVEAIEFAVKYDDGRDPRGILRADVVLVGVSRTSKTPLSQYLAHKRLKVANVPLVPEVEPPAELFSISPKKCVGLTISPEKLNDIRAERLKALGLKAEANYANMERIKLELEYAEKIMTKIGCPVINVSNKAVEETANLIWNMFNGK; via the coding sequence ATGCAGTTAATTAATCATCCAATTGTCTACGTAGTTTCTGACTCTGTTGGAGAAACGGCAGAGTTAGTAGTCAAAGCAGCTGCTAGTCAATTTAACCATTCGACGATAGATATAAGAAGAATTCCTTATGTAGAGGACTATGAAACAATAGAAGAAGTTGTGACGCTAGCTCAAGAAGTTAATGCAATTATTGCGTTCACATTAGTTATTCCAGATAAAAAACAGTATCTAATTGATCAAGCTGAAAAAGCTGGTGTAACTACAGTAGATATCATAGGTCCTATGATGAATAAAATACAGGATTTAACTAAAAAGGAGCCAAGATACGAACCTGGTCTAGTCCATAAGTTAGATGAAGACTACTTTAGAAAAGTAGAAGCGATTGAATTCGCTGTAAAATATGATGATGGTCGAGATCCGAGAGGTATTTTAAGAGCCGATGTCGTGTTAGTGGGTGTTTCAAGGACCTCCAAAACACCACTTTCTCAATATTTGGCCCATAAACGTTTAAAAGTAGCGAATGTTCCACTTGTTCCTGAAGTAGAGCCGCCGGCTGAACTTTTTTCAATTTCACCTAAAAAATGTGTTGGTTTAACGATTAGTCCGGAAAAGTTAAATGATATTCGAGCTGAGCGACTAAAAGCACTCGGGTTAAAGGCTGAAGCTAATTATGCAAATATGGAGCGTATTAAGTTAGAATTAGAATACGCAGAAAAGATTATGACTAAAATTGGCTGTCCAGTGATAAATGTTTCAAATAAAGCAGTGGAAGAAACTGCAAATTTAATTTGGAATATGTTTAACGGAAAATAA
- a CDS encoding c-type cytochrome has product MRGKPLYGYAAVAVVGLTLMLVLSFVGVNQKDARLALEGGEGGQPAQETVDTTDPMALGEQTYKTTCIGCHGGNFDGPMGNLQGLADRHTKEDIVNIILQGGGTDYPGMPAGLVDAEKAAAIAEYLLEATK; this is encoded by the coding sequence ATGAGAGGAAAACCTTTATATGGATATGCTGCAGTTGCAGTTGTTGGTTTAACCCTTATGTTAGTTTTATCCTTTGTTGGTGTAAACCAAAAGGATGCTAGACTAGCTTTAGAAGGTGGAGAAGGTGGGCAACCAGCTCAAGAGACTGTTGATACAACAGATCCAATGGCATTAGGTGAGCAAACATACAAAACAACATGTATTGGATGTCATGGTGGGAACTTTGATGGGCCGATGGGTAATCTACAAGGTTTAGCTGACAGACATACAAAAGAAGATATTGTTAATATCATTCTTCAAGGTGGTGGCACAGACTACCCAGGAATGCCTGCTGGCTTAGTCGATGCTGAAAAAGCAGCTGCAATCGCTGAATACTTACTAGAAGCAACAAAATAA
- a CDS encoding DUF188 domain-containing protein, translating into MSKNHGYKVVMVDFRPEEVDLYIVNHAKRGDIVVTQDHGLASLLLPKGIKVISPRDRLMNYRHLGKLQRKAGMGQKVLVNLQMKIF; encoded by the coding sequence ATTAGTAAAAATCATGGGTACAAAGTAGTAATGGTTGATTTTCGCCCTGAAGAAGTTGATTTATATATTGTTAACCATGCCAAACGGGGAGATATTGTTGTCACTCAAGATCACGGTTTAGCTTCTTTGTTATTACCAAAAGGAATAAAAGTAATATCACCTAGAGATAGGTTGATGAATTACAGGCATTTAGGTAAGCTCCAAAGAAAAGCTGGCATGGGACAAAAGGTCCTAGTAAATTTACAAATGAAGATATTTTAA
- a CDS encoding 4-hydroxy-3-methylbut-2-enyl diphosphate reductase, with the protein MEVLKISPRGYCYGVVDAMVLARQAAKNLDLPRPIYILGMIVHNKHVTDAFEEDGIITLDGPNRLEILNKVDKGTVIFTAHGISLEVRKMAKERGLTTVDATCPDVTKTHDLISEKTSAGYEVIYIGKKHHPEPEGAIGVAPDKVHLVETMTDVESLNLTSENIIITNQTTMSQWDVSHIMKAALDKYPQAEIHNEICLATQVRQEAVAEQAKEADLLIVVGDPKSNNSNRLAQVSQEIAGTPAHRIADLSELKLEWLKGIQKVAVTSGASTPTPITKEVITFLEQYDEENPTTWQIEKKVPLSKILPKVKE; encoded by the coding sequence GTGGAAGTACTCAAAATATCTCCCCGAGGTTACTGCTATGGTGTTGTTGATGCTATGGTGTTAGCAAGACAGGCTGCTAAAAATCTTGATCTACCTCGTCCAATCTATATACTAGGAATGATTGTTCATAATAAACATGTTACAGATGCTTTTGAGGAAGATGGCATTATTACATTAGATGGCCCAAATCGTCTTGAAATACTTAACAAAGTTGATAAAGGGACGGTTATTTTTACAGCACATGGAATTTCTCTTGAAGTCCGTAAAATGGCTAAAGAACGTGGCTTAACGACGGTAGATGCTACATGCCCAGATGTAACCAAAACTCACGACTTAATTTCGGAAAAAACTTCTGCCGGATACGAGGTCATTTATATTGGTAAGAAACATCACCCGGAGCCTGAAGGCGCAATCGGTGTAGCACCCGATAAGGTACATCTTGTAGAAACGATGACAGATGTGGAAAGTCTTAATCTAACTAGCGAGAATATCATCATTACAAACCAAACAACGATGAGTCAATGGGATGTCTCACACATTATGAAAGCAGCATTAGACAAATACCCGCAAGCAGAAATTCATAACGAGATTTGCCTTGCCACACAAGTTAGGCAGGAGGCCGTTGCTGAACAAGCAAAAGAAGCAGATCTTCTAATTGTCGTAGGAGACCCAAAAAGTAATAATTCTAACCGACTTGCACAAGTCTCACAAGAAATTGCAGGTACTCCTGCTCACCGCATCGCAGACCTTTCAGAATTAAAACTTGAATGGTTAAAAGGAATTCAGAAGGTCGCTGTGACGAGTGGAGCTTCTACACCAACACCAATCACAAAAGAAGTGATCACTTTCTTAGAACAGTATGACGAAGAAAATCCTACAACTTGGCAAATTGAAAAAAAGGTACCTTTAAGTAAAATACTACCAAAGGTAAAAGAATAA
- a CDS encoding tRNA (adenine(22)-N(1))-methyltransferase: MNEDNLSKRLTLVAEQIPSGSRLADIGSDHAYLPCFALRRGLVSSAIAGEVNEGPFQSAVEQVKKLNYEDKIYVKKGNGLEVISAGEVDVITIAGMGGPLIASILNNGKDKLEGVKRLVLQPNVAANQIRVWLEANDWLLINELILEEDGIIYEILVAERTGPNPYHEQDYQTELLLGPFLMKEKNDAFKKKWTNEVGEWKKILSQFEKAKQTEEVLIKKQDLIERITRVEEVIQ; this comes from the coding sequence ATGAATGAAGATAATTTATCAAAACGTTTAACCCTAGTAGCTGAACAAATACCATCAGGAAGTAGGTTAGCTGATATTGGCTCAGACCATGCCTATTTGCCATGTTTTGCATTGAGACGGGGCTTAGTTAGTTCTGCAATTGCAGGCGAAGTTAATGAGGGTCCTTTTCAGTCTGCAGTAGAACAAGTAAAAAAATTAAATTATGAAGATAAAATTTACGTAAAGAAAGGAAATGGACTAGAGGTTATTTCGGCTGGAGAAGTTGATGTTATAACAATTGCTGGAATGGGTGGACCTTTAATTGCTTCGATATTAAATAATGGTAAAGATAAACTAGAAGGTGTGAAGAGACTAGTTTTACAGCCAAACGTAGCAGCCAATCAAATTCGAGTTTGGTTAGAAGCTAATGATTGGCTTCTTATAAACGAGCTAATCCTTGAAGAAGACGGAATTATATATGAGATACTTGTCGCTGAGAGAACAGGTCCTAACCCATATCATGAACAAGACTACCAAACTGAACTATTACTCGGTCCATTTCTAATGAAAGAAAAGAATGACGCTTTTAAGAAAAAATGGACGAATGAGGTTGGTGAATGGAAAAAAATCCTTTCGCAATTTGAAAAAGCAAAGCAAACCGAAGAAGTTCTTATTAAAAAACAGGATTTAATAGAGAGAATTACACGAGTCGAGGAGGTAATCCAATGA
- the rpoD gene encoding RNA polymerase sigma factor RpoD, which yields MADKPVRPVAEGEMSIDQVKEQLVELGKKRGVLSYAEITEKLSGFEQDSDQMDEFFEYLGDQGIEVLNESDDMPNLQDVAKEEEEFDLNDLSVPPGIKINDPVRMYLKEIGRVPLLSAENEIELAKKIETGDEEAKRRLAEANLRLVVSIAKRYVGRGMLFLDLIQEGNMGLIKAVEKFDYEKGYKFSTYATWWIRQAITRAIADQARTIRIPVHMVETINKLIRVQRQLLQDLGREPTPEEVSAEMDLTPEKVREILKIAQEPVSLETPIGEEDDSHLGDFIEDQEALAPSDAAAYELLKEQLEDVLDTLTDREENVLRLRFGLDDGRTRTLEEVGKVFGVTRERIRQIEAKALRKLRHPSRSKRLKDFLE from the coding sequence ATGGCAGATAAACCGGTTCGCCCAGTGGCTGAAGGAGAAATGTCAATCGATCAAGTGAAGGAACAATTAGTAGAGCTCGGAAAAAAACGAGGTGTACTTTCGTATGCCGAAATAACAGAAAAACTATCTGGTTTCGAACAAGATTCGGATCAAATGGACGAGTTCTTTGAATATTTAGGTGACCAAGGGATTGAGGTTCTAAATGAGTCCGATGATATGCCAAACCTTCAGGACGTAGCAAAGGAAGAAGAAGAATTCGATTTAAATGATTTAAGCGTTCCACCAGGAATTAAAATTAATGACCCGGTTCGCATGTATTTAAAAGAGATTGGCCGAGTTCCGTTACTTTCTGCAGAGAATGAAATTGAGTTAGCTAAAAAGATTGAAACTGGTGATGAGGAAGCAAAACGTCGACTAGCAGAAGCAAACCTACGACTTGTCGTAAGTATTGCCAAGCGTTATGTTGGTAGAGGAATGTTATTCCTCGATTTAATTCAAGAAGGTAACATGGGTTTAATTAAAGCAGTTGAAAAATTCGACTATGAAAAAGGCTACAAATTTAGTACTTATGCTACATGGTGGATTAGGCAGGCCATTACAAGGGCAATTGCAGACCAAGCAAGAACGATACGTATTCCTGTACACATGGTTGAGACAATAAATAAATTAATCCGTGTCCAACGTCAGTTACTGCAAGACTTAGGGCGTGAACCAACACCAGAAGAAGTATCTGCAGAAATGGATTTAACACCTGAAAAAGTTAGAGAGATTTTAAAAATTGCTCAAGAACCCGTTTCCCTAGAAACACCAATTGGTGAAGAGGACGACTCTCATCTTGGTGACTTTATTGAAGACCAAGAAGCTTTAGCCCCTTCTGATGCAGCAGCTTACGAGCTTCTAAAAGAACAACTTGAAGACGTTTTAGACACTTTAACAGATAGAGAAGAAAATGTACTTCGTTTACGTTTTGGTCTTGATGATGGTCGCACAAGAACACTAGAAGAAGTAGGAAAAGTGTTCGGTGTAACTCGTGAGCGTATTCGCCAAATAGAAGCGAAGGCACTACGTAAACTTCGTCATCCTAGCAGAAGCAAACGTCTTAAAGATTTCTTAGAATAA